Proteins from a single region of Tachysurus vachellii isolate PV-2020 chromosome 15, HZAU_Pvac_v1, whole genome shotgun sequence:
- the calm3a gene encoding calmodulin 3a (phosphorylase kinase, delta) translates to MADQLTEEQIAEFKEAFSLFDKDGDGTITTKELGTVMRSLGQNPTEAELQDMINEVDADGNGTIDFPEFLTMMARKMKDTDSEEEIREAFRVFDKDGNGYISAAELRHVMTNLGEKLTDEEVDEMIREADIDGDGQVNYEEFVQMMTAK, encoded by the exons GCAGATCAGCTGACCGAGGAACAGATTGCAG AGTTCAAAGAGGCCTTTTCCCTCTTCGACAAAGATGGAGATGGCACTATCACCACCAAAGAGTTGGGAACTGTGATGCGCTCACTTGGTCAGAACCCCACAGAGGCTGAACTGCAGGACATGATCAATGAGGTCGATGCTGATG GCAATGGGACAATAGACTTTCCAGAGTTTCTGACCATGATGGCCAGGAAAATGAAGGATACCGACAGTGAAGAGGAGATTCGAGAAGCCTTCAGAGTCTTTGACAAA GATGGAAATGGCTATATTAGTGCAGCCGAACTGCGCCACGTCATGACTAACCTTGGCGAGAAGCTGACGGATGAGGAAGTTGATGAGATGATTCGAGAGGCCGACATTGATGGTGATGGGCAGGTGAATTATGAAG agtTTGTGCAAATGATGACCGCAAAGTGA